The genomic window TCATTtacacaaaaaattaaaaggatTCTTTTATATTAGTGAACATGACCCTAAAGCCTTCATTGCTTGAACCTAAACTCAAACACATTAAAGCAGGAAAGGTACCTGACTTCTCCCTGCAAAGGTGTAATGAATGGAATGCAGAAAAGGTATCACATGTGAGTTGAGGCAGTGGAGAGAAACATATTAGCTACACACATACACTGTGCCAATTTCAGTCGCCTTCTTGCTTGTGAAACTGCAGAACTGGGAACCTCTTGTATCTATGAAGGCTCCCTCTGCATACTGGAATTGTGGAAAATTAGACATGGAGTGGCACACACATTTAATATAAAGTCTGCTTTGGTATCAGCAAATGTGAAAATAAGAAACCCCTACAtgtagtcccccgtcctctcccctaaggctgggaagggagagagcaaggaaagaaggggaaaggccCTGGCAACGCAACACAgtgcagctccccccacccccacccccacccccggtatgcagccaggagcagcaaggaatgaAGCgggtatttttttcttgttttcctttcccccctccaattttaaaggtgtggtttatattcgggtgagcttatattcgggccaatacagtaatgGGATTATACTTGTTCTTTGCTGATGCAAAAGACAAAATACCCTGCACAAAAATAAATTCGAGTTGTGTTTCTGTGCCATTCATTCTGTCTTTTCTGTGCCATTCGTTCTGTCTTTTTGTTTGGACTGACTTAATTCTGGAGGATATGATATTAGTTCAGAGCATcacattattcttatttttaaaattagttttttcCCCAGCAAAATGTTACTTTAAAATCTTAAGAGCAATTTGtatgatatatttttttctgaattcgTTCACCTGGTTCCCATCTATTGTTTAAAGCACCAGAGCTGGAGCCTGATATGAGGGTTTTTTAAGTGTATGACTTTTTATTCCTCTATGTTCTGTTAAAGGTGGTGAAGACGTTGAAAGTTTACAGCTTGAGATgagtggctttttaaaagagcTGGCTTGTCCATATTCAACACTTGTGTCTGGAGAAATTAAAGAGCggttaaaaaataaagaagattGTCTTAAAGTCCTGTGTAAGTTACCAGAGTCTTTCTGTTTGCAGTTTTACAGGTGGCTGTTTTGTTTCACGGAGCATTCTGGAGACAGAAAAGGCCCACTTTTTCTGGCACTGTATAGCCTGCATCCAGTCTTATGCATTGCAGTAGCCGCATGGCAGCACAGAATAATGTTTGAAACCTATAGTTTACAACTGTACAATAGTTTacaactgaacaaaaaaaaaggtCCACTTTATGCTGCCGTATATCTGCCTGTCAAGAAGTCACAGGGCTGGTTTCCACTGCTGACTTCTTCTACCCTGTTACATTTCTTCATTTATTACTGGGCAGAGAAAGGTTTGTGTGTCCTGGGCTCTGTTTGGAATCGGCCAAACATTATTTCCAGATGCTCCTTTCAAGAGTGCAGCCTGGTTCTTGCTAATCTTACTCCAAGTAATTACAACGGGATTGGTCAGTATGAGCCAACCAACAGattaaggggggaaagggggcaattCTTTCTCTAGATGTGGATTTCCTAACACGTCATTAAATTATTGACTGATAATTTATAATCTGAAAAGGAAGTTTATATCAAAATATATTTCAGATGCATTTTTCATAGTTCATTATTACTTAAAACATTAATATGTGCAATAGTTGTCACAAGGGTGTGGAACCCAGGAAccaaatgcagttcttcagccctCTGTTTGCCCCCTGGGACTCTTCTCAGGCCACTCCCCAAACACTGCCCCTCACTGTCCCTGCCCTCAAGTGCTTTTactggctgaaatgtgtcattGGATTgaaacaatgcctcttgcttgtctggatagaaATGGGTGGAAGGGAAGAtctctctgacttttgcatggcagTGCAGCAGGCAGTATTCCAAAGGtcaggctccacccactttctaaAGGTCTCCACCCAtctgtggctccacccacttttgcctctggtcctgccagccattggcatgtggcccctgcgAGGTTGCTCATTGCCTGGTCTCTGcagcccttgggttgaaaaagtCGTAACCTTGACATGGCTTTTAaattcttttccattttttttctttgcatctTGTTTAATTTTCATATTTACATCCCCACCCAGTTCTGACCAGAGAGCATTAATTTTACCAGTTTTCTTATTGAAACCCATGCACGGATCCTTCTCTAGCTTTTACATATCTTTTCCCCCCACCTTCAGTATTTTTAAGCACAGAACTTCAGGCTTTGCAGATACTGAAATTGAAAGAGCGTAAAAGTTCTCATTTGACGAAGAATAATGACATCCACCAGGAAATCCAAATGATCTGCGACGTCCTGGGTCTGCCAAAGTCATCACCTTCATCTTCTGATATTCCGGTCTTATTAAGCAGTATAGAGTCAAAGGTACAGTGTGTATTTTCTACATTTGAGTGCCGATGGTATTAGTTTTGTACACCTCCACAGCCCCAGTCCCCTGTCAAGGAGTTGAAAGGGCATTCTCAGGGTGACAGGTAGATAGGGTACCTGCTTAGGAGCTTTTTTCAGtgggaactcgccagaactcagttccaacacctctcaggtgagttctggcacctctcaggtgggcactattgccattcTAAAACAAAGagggaggtgctcatggtgaagaagaagaagagtttggatttgataccccactttatcactacccaaaggagtctcaaagcggctaacattctccttccccttccttccccacaacaaatactctgtgaggtgagtggggctgagagacttcaaaaaagtatgactagctcaaggtcacccagcagctgcatgtggaggagcggagacgcgaacccggttcaccagattacgagcctaccgctcttaaccactacaccacactggctcacccctttttctagaagaatGGCACAGCTAGTAGTTGCTCTGAAATGCCCTATGTTTTTGTTAAGCCGGAAGGAATTATGGCACCAGGGGAAGCCTGCATAGTTGCTGACCAtagagccccaccttgggcaaaagattcctgcattgcagggagttaggcTACATGATCCTCCTGGTCCCTCCCAagtacagttctgtgattctattattcccctccccctcacaCTCAGGTGTGGATGGTAGGGATGGAGCCTGCATTGGTAAGGACAGCCATACAACCCCTTTCCTCATTAGATGTCCCTTCATGTGTGAAGAAATCTGCACAGGAACCCAGAAAGAAGTCTAGATGACTGTAGCAGCTCTTATGTGTTGTAGCTGTTTTGCCTGCCCTTTGACCTTCTCCACACTGCTGTCCCCTTGCTTATTCTGGCTGCAGCACCTAGCATCTTCTCACAACAGCAGCTGAAGAATAAAGGTAGTGTTTCACTCCTAAGTGAACCAGCCAGGGAACACAGCATTCTTCCATACTTGGGCACAGGCAGGAGGAGTCAGTCATGTGGTGAGGGGGAAGAAGCATCTGGCCTGCCTGTGTGAATCATCTCATAAGATGACATTGAGAGAAAGGATCCAATTGTCTTTGTGAAAATTCTATTGTACTTTAGTGTCACTATGTAGATAcacaggattattgtaattggttttatataaatatatatatatgttttacttTTTCAGGTTAAGGACATTTTATCAAAAATTCCAAACACTTATGTGGGCAAATCTCTGCTTAAAACTCCTTTGAATCCAGATCAAATGGTAAAAATTAAGTTTTTTTCACTTTTATATTCAATAACATACAAATACCTGCTGAAATTGAGTGCTGCTTTTTGCTTTTCTGTCTTTATTTGGATCAAAAGTGAATGCATTCTTCTCTGATTTTTGACATAAAATAAGAAATTTGTAGCATCTGCAGTTGAAAAGTGTTGTGACTATTTAAAGTATTTTCTGTATTTTAGACTGCTATTGAACTGTTTTGTGCTCCAATGCCATAGGGAAGGTTGGAAAAAATAAACAAGACTCTTCTCAGTGAATATGAATGCCGTCGTCGTATGTTAATGAAGCGCTTAGACGTAACTGTACAGTCCTTTGGTTGGTCCGATAGAGCAAAGGTAAACATGTTTTATCGTCAACTTCCTGGTAGCTGACTCTCCTGTGGTTCCCTAAGCATTTAATTGATGATGCACAATTTGTTAATATAAcagttttatattgtaaatacTAGAGAGAATCCCATTTCCTGGTTTCTCTCTATGTTCAAGGGCATAGtcggtttttgggttttttaaagggaTTGTATTAGACATTTTTCTGTTATAAATACCAGTTCAAAGGTATACATATAGCCAAGAACTATGTGTGCAACTGCAGTTTCTTTGAAATTCCTTCTGCATGAGTGCTGGCAGCTGAAGAGACAAGCTGCTGCTTAAACTGAAAATTGGCTTGCAATTTTGGCAGTGGGAGCTatgaagcaaaaacaacaacaccttaaaaTAAAGCTCTGAATGCATGCATGATTCATTTTACCCCCTAACTGCAACCTTCCTCATCTATAGCATTACTTAAATAGCGACAAATGTTGCTAAGGCGTTCGGCCAGCTGTTCCTCTTGTTGCAAGGACCTTATGTGATACTAGACTGCAAAAAGGAGTACATGGCATATTGGACATAAGTGTAAACTTAAAGTGCTCCCcacttttgttttaatatttctgcAAATCTGCAATATGTctacatttatttttaaggtgAAAACAGATGATATTGCAAGGATTTATCAACCCAAACGTTATGGACTGTCTCCTAAATCAACTATTTCATTAGCCCATCTTCTAGCAGCTCGAGAAGACTTGTCGAAGATCATAAGAACAAGCAGTGGATCGTCACGAGAAAATACCATTTGCTCAATTAATAAGGTATGATTTTCCAAACAGCCTTCTTGAGCTGACCCAACCATTCATAATATGCCAGTAAACATGTCTAATGTGTAAAGTGCTTAATAATTGAATGTCTTCCTGGTAATCTAATGAGGTTGGTAACTGTGCACTGAGGAATCTGAATTCCTCTGgctttattactattattgcattatttataaaatttctataccaccctatacagTGAGGGgagaaagtatttgatcccctgctagatttgcccgtttgccctctgacaaagaaatgaccagcccataattttaatggtaggtttattgtagctgtgagagacagaataacaacaggaaaaaccccagaaacccagaagacaaaagtcagagattgatgtgcattataatgagtgaaataagtatttgatccctttgcaaagatgacttagtacttggtggcaaaacccttggtggcaattacagaggtcagacgtttcttgtaggtggccaccaggtttgcacacatctcaggaggtattttgtcccactcctctttgcagatcctctccaagtcagtaagatttcgaggctgatgtgtagctactctaaccttcagctccctccacagattttcgaggggattaaggtctggagactggctaggctactccaggaccttaatgtgcttcttgagccactcctttgttgccttggccgtgtgttttgggtcattgtcatgctggaatactcatccttgacccattttcaatgccctggctgagggaagcaggtgctcacccaagatttgacgatacatggtccTGTCCATCGTCCCTTcaatgcggtgaaggtgtcctgtccccttagcagaaaaacacccccaaagtataatatgtccccctccatttttgacggtggggatggtgttcttggggttgtaggcagcattcctcctccaaacatggtgagttgagttgatgccaaagagctcaattttggtctcatctgaccacaacactttcacccagttctcctctgggtcattcatatgtgcattggcaaactgcagacgggcctgtacatgtgctgtcttgagcaaggggaccttgcgggctctgcaagatctcagtccttcacggcgtggtgtgttaccaactgttttcatggtgactatggtcccagctgccctgagatcattgacaggtttcccccgtgtagttctgggctgcttcatcaccgttctcatgatcattgcaactccacaagatgagatcttgcatggagccccagaccgagggaggttgacagttattttgtgtttcttccatttgcgaattattgcaccaactgttgtcaccttctcaccaagctgcttggcaatagtcttgtagcctagtccagccttgtgcaggtctacaatcttgtccctgacatccttggacagctctttggtcttggtcatggtggctactttggaatctgctggattgattgcttctgtcgacaggtgtcttttgtacaggtactgtaacgagctgggattacaggtaagacctctcccttacagcaggtgcttctaagcTCAGCTCagcttttcctgttgttatttgtctctcacagctacaataaacctaccattaaaattatggactgatCATTTCTTTGTCatagggcaaacaggcaaatttagcaggggatcaaatactttccccccccccctcactgtacctgtagatctcagagcGCTGATAGGAGAGCATCCCCTGGAAGCCCCATGTGCTCAGTGATGGAGGAAATAtggaatagaaatgtaataaaataaaatttatggcGTTTGCTTCCAATGCAGGTCTTGATGGGAAGAGTACCAGATCGTGGAGGCAGACCAACAGAAATTGATCCACCACCACCTGAAATGCCCCCTTGGCAGAAGAGACAAGATGGTGGTGGTAGAGGTGGAAGAGGaggtcgaggaggaggaggaggaggaggtggctgggggggagggggtggtggtagaggagggggagggggtggaggttggagaggaggaggtggttttcaagggaggggaggaggctaCAGTGGGAGAGGTGGGTATGGCGAGTCATAtggtggaaggggagggggaggaggctaCAGGAGATACTGATACCACTAAATGTTAACTGACACAAACTGTTCATTTGGAATCTGGGATAAATTATAGCTGTCTTTGCAGCATGATATTTGAATTACGTTCTTCATGCTTTTTTTGAAAATTACAATATTCGGTTCCCTATAAATCACTTTGCACATGATAGCTTTCCTCCACATGCGACTTCCGTTTATGAGATCGGATGTACATGTGTGCATTTGTCAGATGTGATGATTTATATGCGATCTAAAACCATGGTTAGCAGGGAGTTCCTGTTAGGTGAATATGCGGGGTCTGTGAGAGACTGTGAGCCCAGAGAACATGTGGGGTTTTCTGTATAGAAGTGATATCTATGTAGAAAATGTTCCATGTGTGCAATGGCCTTAAATGTTTAAAGTGTAAAATAGCGGTTAAAGAAGCAATTGAGTTTTTTTGACTCTTGAGATCTGGATTTTTATGTAATATGAGAAGCTTTGGAAACATGAgcattaacaaaataaaacagaatataaaattaaaattgatTTTCTTCATAAGTTTTCAAATTGCAGTGATTCCCTCCTATAAATAAGAACATGGGAAGCATTGTATGATAGATTTGGCCTCCAATTTCATatgaaaaatgtaaaaaatgaATACTAGCTGTAATGTTATCcgattcaaaattaaaactgcaggagGTTTCCATGAAAATGCTGGGGGGATGCGAGTCTGTATTTTTTTTGCAGTGACCATAATTGGAGGTCGGCATTTTTGGTTGGCCTTGCTAGCCAAGCCAAAAATTGTGATTGCCAGGTTATTTCTGCTTGCCGGCTGGCTGGCTACAAGCAAACACCTTCTCCCAGCAGCAAAAAGAGATTCCTCCTTTCCTGTAGGAAACACCAGAGGGAAGTATTCCAGCTTCAGCTGATGCATGGCCAAGTCTCTCTGCTGAGTAGCAGCTGAAGGTGTCTTCATCTCCTCACTTCTCTTTCCtgtgagaaagaaagggggataGTGCAAGCTTCTGCTGATGCTTGATGGTGGGACACAGAGACCCACCTCTGAGCAGCGGCTGCcggtaactcccccccccctcttctctcctctccaaGAGGTGGGGCCTCTTGCACCAAACTTTCCTCCTAACCTTGTAGCTAAGGATGATTCAGGAAGTACAGCAAGACTGCTGGGAGGATGCCCACCAACTCTTGCTGCTTCTAAGTTGAAATGAAGGCTTTTCACACCACTTTGTGTGGTGAGCATAATTGCCAATACTGGACAATAACCAATACTGTTAAGACAAAATTCCAAACACcaggagttccataaaattgaccTAGACCATGAACTTACAATAAAACTAACTGGTTCCCAGTGTGTTCTACCAGAGTTGGATGTttagaaggaaggaggaaatgtgtgtgcatgGGCCTGGAAATGTCCTTGCAACTTTCCCCTCCCACCTGATATCATTCTTTACTTACACCATCCTTGCTTCCTAGCAGTATCTAAGTAAGCACGGGGGCTGGAAATATTTGACAAAGCTAACCACTAGAGAAAGCAGAAGAatagtacagcggtacctcagttttcgagcatCTTGGAAACCGAACAATTCGGAACCCGAACGCCgaaaagtaattgcttccgtttttgaacgcgTCTCAGAAGTAGAACGGCTTCTGAGGTGTGTTACTCcgttttttcaatggattttgccgactGCCCATTGATCCCCGGTTTTTGGAAGTccaacagtcttccggaatgggttacgttcgaaaacggaagttCCACTGTATCTTAGTTGGGGCCTCTTTCCTGCATTTCTTTCCCTGGGAGAAAAACGAGTTTTTGTCCTTCTGCCTTACACATATCGTAAGCTCATTCTAGCTGTTAGATAGTACAGAGTTTGTGTTTTTAGTTAGCTATATATGGAGAGCAGGTTGTACAACTATCCCCAGCTAGGAGAAAAAAAGCTAAGGGTGGAATATTACCAATATTCTCTCTGCCCAAGCAtgatcagcttgccagatggagccaccccctctccttccctgcatgctgttctggggttctgTGAGCCAGAGGTTGGGGAAAGCCTGAAAGTCTTTGCACAGGGCTTCCATTGACAGCATTCATTAAGTAAATTCCACCCTAAGACATCTACCCCGCTTTTTAAAACGTAAActaattgttttaaaacattccttGCTCTTTGCAAATCACAATATATTTCACCAGAAAGTTAAAACAGTAAATTACTGGCAGTTTTGATTCCTATACAGGTGTGTCTTgtcaacctaaaaaaaaaaatgcaataaattaaactTGCTTGATTTCTGAACGTTTCTATAAATCAGTTTTTTGTACGTTTTAAACCTGAAGTGTATTTTGTGAAACACATTTTCTGTAAATAGTTTTGTGTTAAGAGCAATTCCATTTATGTTTGAacactttccttttaaaaatgcttgtgGACCTAGTGAAAACCTTATGCTTTTTGACAACCAACTGGAGAGTATTTTGTGTTTAAGAAATAGGTTGTTTACACCTGTGAGCACTGAGAAATAAAAGTACTGTAAAGCTGTCATCCATGTAGCTTTTTGTACATTGAGTACCACTGGATAGCTGCAGTCTGCAAGAGGGACAGGCCTGTGATCAGGAACCAGCAGTATGGGGAGGAGCAGTGGCAATGGTGCTTGAAATTAAATATCACAATGTGGTAGATCAGGGcaacttctattttttttttaataatctttatGCAAGCTTTTCTGGAACATTGCATCATAAGCAGAGTTTTTCCATGTCTCCCTTCACAGCTGGcaattgcacccccccccccccagatctccaGGAAGGCacagtcatagctcagtggtagaacatcagctttgcatgcagaatgtgcaAATGTAGAGTGGCCATGGTCAATTTTTGCATGCAGCCCTAGAAAATGTGgcccctcaggctgaaaaagatgcCTCATCTCTGGTAAGAATACAAAAGCCCTTCTGGATCATGCCGAAAGCTAGAGGCCTATAGGAATCTcataagcagaacctgagtgcaacagcaactggtatttggaggcagaacatagccactgacatccttatcccccatgaattagtctaatcttttaaagctgtacactggtggccatcactacatgcCCTGTGTGAAGGTGCTTGCTTTTGTCTGCTCTGaaccttccaatattcagcttcattggatggctccAGTTTTTGCTTTATGAGGAAAGAAGAAAGACCTCTATCCATTTCGCCCACCTGATGCATAATCAGGAGTTTGAAGTAGATTACTGTGAGAAAGCAGAAAGTTAGAAAGGCAGATCAAGAGATTATCATAATTCATCTGAAGCTTGGGGTTCTCTTACAAATGTGATCTACATACGGACAGTTGTTCTTTGTTCTTTGGCATCATGTAAGAACTAGCATGTTTCTAATTTGATGGATGCAGTTAATTCTCAATCCTTCGTGTCTGTCTGATGGTAAATACCAGCTGTCACCACGTGGGGTGCACCTGCATTAAGAAACATTCTCTGCATGGAACTGAGAGAGGCAGGGTGGAAATCTTGGCACCTTAAGCCAAAAATAAACATGGGAATTGCATCTGGCTGGTCAGCTAAGAACCAAAAGTCTCTGGATGCTCTTGCCAGACCCAAGGGTACCACAGATAGTTTTAAGAATAGAGCACAAAAAAATTACTGTGTAACTTAATTTTAATaaatatcaaacaaacaaaaaaattgcacTTTAGCCAACCTTTATAGCCTGTACATTTTATAGATCAGTTTCTTTGATTGTCATAGCTTCACATATATCACGGTCAATGAaagcaatttatttaaagaaaaataacacacAATTGGTGTTATGATGTATTtctaatacttttttattttactattttcatcTTGTTTGAACAACAGTAAATGTGAGGTGACTGGCATAAATATAAGACAACAGGCCTAACAAGGTGCCAGGTTTGTGTTGCTTTGGCTTGTGTATTTGGCACAAAGAATGCTGAGGAAACGAGGGTGAGTCAGGTGAATACCACCCACAGACAGCTGAATGTCCAGATACTGTCCTTCAAAAAGTTCGAAACGGCTGCCATGCATGTGCTAGAGCATTAATACATGCACTTGCTTGCACTGGAGAAGACCCATACCTATGTTTCCTGGACAAAACAGTACTTGTTAACAGTATTGTTCTTATGGCACCACAGCCTTGCCACAAACCATGCATGCAGCTGCTTGAGAGGATAAAACCACAGCCTAAGCTTATGGGAGTTCACCCCAAGATAAATCCCAGTGAGTTCCACAAGGCTCACTGTCATGCAACTGTCCCCAGAATTATGaccttcatttattttatatactctGGTCTAGCCAAATATCCTGAGTCAATATAAAATTACTGAATGACGAAGCAGTGCAGAATCATAAAAAACAATCGTTCATCGAGGTTAAATTTCAGCCCAACTCAGAAAGGCAACTATATCAAATGCTCTTCAAAAATAGTAACACAGTTGGCAAGAGGTGGCTCTCTGGGAAGAGTTGCCACTGAAAAGGCTCTAGTCTAAGTCACACCCTGTTTATACCTCAGTTTTGGCATTCTTAGCAGAGACTCATACTGAATGTgaagggcttccttcagataaCGTCATTTAGGCCTTTAAAAGTCAGTACTTTTCAGGCCTTTAAAAATCTGAAATCTGCCCACAAATGAATTAGTCGACCAGTCCAGATGTAGCTCTTTTTAGGGTCAATGTAATTTGCTTcttcttactattattatttcttcttattAGCTTGGTCTGCTGCACTCAGGACAAACTAAGCTTTCCACCCAGTCCTCAACTACATTTCCCCATAGAGCTCATTAAGCTAATCAAATCTAGGTTTACCAATACATGCATGTTGAGGGCAAGGTCTTTGTTTTCCTAGGAAAGGGTACAACTAGTGCCCCACATGTAACTTGAAAAATGCACTCCTACTCATCACTGCTCACCTGGGCCCGGGTAGCACTTCCAAGCAGCATCTTACCCAGGGCAGCCTCTCCTATCTACTACCATATTTACTGATCATTAACATGCTTTTCTTAAACAAACTCAACCTTCCTCAATCTCATAACTCACTCTAAGCACCCATTCAGAGATCTGACTGCCTCACTGGGATTTGAGAAGGTAAGCTATAATCAGGTACCACCTGCCTACTAATGACACAGTCATGCAAAACCTCACACCATTGGCATGCAGATGTTAAAACAATGTGCGAGACAAAATGGAATCCAAGTCTATGGCTCAGTTAACATTCAAAGATTCTTACAGAAGGTTAGTTTAAGGTGAAATCCTACTGTCCCATAGGGTTTAGGGGGTGTCCCCTCCATGTTTTGGGGCAGAAAAGGAGGCCTGCCCCAGAGAACACTTCATTGCAACTGTGGAAACCACTGCCATCGGTGCTCAGatgacaaggagaaggggaaatggtGTGTTACAAATAGACCAACTACTCTAATACTAGTTTTGACTGGATACTTTGTAGGTTTGCccagaaagaaaactctgctgcctGTAAGAAGATTGCTGAAGGAGGGCAAatgtttgcaaaggaaaaagcataCTTGCCAGATGTGTCAGTTTAGCTTTTCATTTCTATGTTCCCTAGATTGTTCTTGTTTAGTGTATAGCTTCTAAGAATCAACACAGTTCACATAGGTTTTAGAAAATCATGCTTGGTCAATTTTAAATATTACATACATATTTACAGTTTGTAAAGTGTAGTTACATTACTTTATCAGCTCAGCTAACAATAAGAA from Lacerta agilis isolate rLacAgi1 chromosome 1, rLacAgi1.pri, whole genome shotgun sequence includes these protein-coding regions:
- the FAM98B gene encoding protein FAM98B yields the protein MKAPAEDLKMECDILDALEALGYKGPLLDEDALNKAAESGLASQDFCDLCVWLSSQIQPLCDLEESISSTAGGEDVESLQLEMSGFLKELACPYSTLVSGEIKERLKNKEDCLKVLLFLSTELQALQILKLKERKSSHLTKNNDIHQEIQMICDVLGLPKSSPSSSDIPVLLSSIESKVKDILSKIPNTYVGKSLLKTPLNPDQMGRLEKINKTLLSEYECRRRMLMKRLDVTVQSFGWSDRAKVKTDDIARIYQPKRYGLSPKSTISLAHLLAAREDLSKIIRTSSGSSRENTICSINKVLMGRVPDRGGRPTEIDPPPPEMPPWQKRQDGGGRGGRGGRGGGGGGGGWGGGGGGRGGGGGGGWRGGGGFQGRGGGYSGRGGYGESYGGRGGGGGYRRY